The Pseudomonas asiatica genome has a segment encoding these proteins:
- a CDS encoding LysR family transcriptional regulator: MIQLHDVDLKLLRVFTTIVRCGGFSAAQAALNAGQSTISEQMSHLETRLGVKLCQRGRSGFRLTEQGVAIHEATLRLLSAVESFCMDADVLKQHISGKLNLGIIDSTLTDPVSPLPRTTQRFVSRGHDAHLHIYIGAPAELEERVLDGRLHLAIGHFPLRVAGLSYQPLYDEALGLYCGRRHPLFASNASNGRLMEDVRQSRIVVRGYMQQYDLEQLGITKADATVENIEAAAILIISGAYIGFLPVHFAEQWIKTGDMRRLGASLLDLCSPFDVVTRRGVSRPPILQAFLEDLDACASQPGSP, from the coding sequence GTGATCCAGCTGCACGATGTCGACCTTAAACTGCTCAGGGTATTCACCACGATCGTCAGGTGCGGCGGCTTTTCTGCGGCACAGGCCGCGCTCAATGCCGGCCAGTCGACCATAAGCGAACAGATGTCGCACCTGGAAACCCGCCTGGGGGTCAAGCTCTGCCAGCGCGGGCGCAGTGGCTTTCGCCTGACCGAGCAAGGGGTGGCCATCCATGAAGCGACCCTGCGCCTGCTCAGTGCCGTGGAAAGCTTCTGCATGGACGCCGACGTGCTCAAGCAGCACATCAGCGGCAAGCTCAACCTAGGCATCATCGACTCCACCCTGACCGACCCCGTCTCGCCCCTGCCGCGCACCACCCAGCGCTTTGTTTCGCGTGGGCACGATGCCCACCTGCACATCTATATCGGTGCCCCGGCGGAACTCGAAGAGCGCGTGCTCGACGGCAGGCTGCACCTGGCCATCGGCCACTTCCCATTGCGGGTCGCGGGATTGTCCTACCAGCCGCTGTATGACGAGGCACTGGGACTCTACTGTGGCCGGCGCCACCCGCTGTTCGCCAGCAACGCGAGCAACGGTCGGCTGATGGAGGACGTGCGCCAGAGCCGGATCGTGGTGCGCGGCTACATGCAGCAGTACGACCTGGAGCAGTTGGGCATCACCAAGGCCGATGCAACCGTGGAGAACATCGAGGCAGCGGCGATCCTGATCATTTCCGGCGCCTATATCGGCTTCTTGCCGGTGCACTTCGCCGAGCAATGGATCAAGACCGGCGACATGCGCCGCCTGGGTGCCAGCCTGCTGGACCTCTGCTCGCCGTTCGATGTGGTCACCCGCCGCGGCGTATCGCGCCCACCCATCCTGCAGGCGTTCCTCGAAGACCTCGATGCCTGCGCCTCCCAGCCCGGCTCCCCCTGA
- the speB gene encoding agmatinase: MAKHGYESGRLNLPFVGHCTFAKAPVCTDWAAIDADVAILGAPNDMGTQWRSGARFGPRGIREASTLFSFGHAGAYDFEDDATYLTEDQVRMVDVGDADIVHTDMASSNANIESAVRQILAAGAMPVVLGGDHSVHAPVIKAFEGHGPIHIVHFDAHLDFVDERHGVRYGHGSPLRRASELEHIVGMTQMGIRNVSSSNRDDYDAAREAGSQILSVRDVRRLGCAGVLAKIPEGRNYYITIDIDGFDPSIAPGTGTPSHGGFLYYEVLEIIQALAQRSHGRIVGMDLVEVAPAYDPTGMTSILAAQLLMNSIGFIFHARAKAR; encoded by the coding sequence ATGGCAAAGCACGGTTACGAGTCCGGCCGCCTGAACCTGCCCTTCGTGGGCCATTGCACGTTTGCCAAGGCCCCAGTGTGCACCGACTGGGCGGCGATCGACGCCGATGTGGCAATCCTCGGTGCGCCCAACGACATGGGCACCCAGTGGCGTTCGGGGGCACGTTTCGGACCCCGCGGCATTCGCGAGGCATCGACCCTGTTCTCCTTCGGCCATGCCGGCGCCTACGACTTCGAGGATGACGCCACCTACCTGACCGAAGACCAGGTCCGCATGGTCGACGTTGGCGATGCCGATATCGTGCACACCGACATGGCCAGCAGCAACGCCAACATCGAGTCGGCGGTGCGGCAGATCCTTGCAGCGGGCGCCATGCCGGTGGTGCTGGGCGGTGACCATTCGGTACACGCCCCGGTCATCAAGGCGTTCGAAGGCCATGGGCCGATCCATATCGTGCACTTCGATGCCCACCTGGATTTCGTCGACGAGCGCCATGGCGTGCGCTACGGGCACGGCAGCCCGCTGCGCCGCGCTTCGGAGCTGGAACACATTGTCGGCATGACCCAGATGGGCATCCGCAACGTGTCGTCCTCCAACCGCGACGACTACGATGCCGCACGTGAGGCCGGTTCGCAGATCCTGTCGGTACGTGACGTGCGCCGCCTGGGCTGCGCGGGCGTGCTGGCGAAAATCCCCGAAGGCCGCAACTACTACATCACCATCGACATCGACGGCTTCGACCCGTCCATCGCCCCGGGCACCGGCACGCCGAGCCATGGCGGATTCTTGTACTACGAAGTGCTGGAAATCATCCAGGCTCTGGCGCAGCGCAGCCACGGCCGCATTGTTGGCATGGACCTGGTAGAAGTGGCCCCGGCCTACGACCCCACCGGCATGACCTCGATCCTCGCCGCGCAACTGCTGATGAACAGCATCGGCTTCATCTTCCACGCGCGCGCCAAAGCCCGCTGA
- a CDS encoding aldehyde dehydrogenase family protein, with amino-acid sequence MDHKVKDYLQAFGVSEATQHFLGKPQRMFIAGAWLEASDGGSAEVVEPSTEGVLTRIPMATADDLDRAVRAARAQFDGGAWSQLKPLERERLIHRLADLIETHGDELAQIEAIDMGKSVAQARAVDIQGTVDTLRYFAGWASKIHGRTVEPSLPGNYLAYTRKEAVGVVGAIVPWNFPLQTMAWKLGAALATGCTVVVKPAELTSLSALRFAELVQASGIPDGVVNIVTGRGSVVGEAMSRHPGIDKLSFTGSTPVGCSVGKSAMDQMKRLTLELGGKSPVIVFADADIEAAAQAVANGVFFNSGQVCDAGTRAYVERSVYPAFLEALARYTATLKIAPGLDPDCFISPMVSLQQQQRVLDYIALGKAEGAQVYYGGELLDGPGFFVQPTIFANCSNDMRVVREEIFGPVLVTQPFDTQEQALALANDSEFGLAAAIYSNDLGKVHGLIPRLRAGTVYVNAHSTLDPSMPFGGYKQSGYGKDMGAEQLEFLLETKAVWITLP; translated from the coding sequence GTGGACCACAAGGTAAAAGACTACTTGCAGGCCTTTGGTGTATCCGAGGCGACCCAGCACTTTCTCGGCAAACCGCAGCGCATGTTCATTGCCGGCGCCTGGCTCGAGGCCAGCGACGGCGGCAGTGCCGAGGTGGTCGAGCCGTCCACCGAGGGTGTGCTGACGCGCATCCCCATGGCCACTGCGGATGACCTTGATCGCGCCGTGCGCGCAGCACGTGCGCAGTTCGATGGCGGTGCCTGGAGCCAGCTCAAGCCACTGGAGCGCGAGCGCCTGATCCATCGCCTGGCCGACCTGATCGAGACCCACGGCGACGAGCTGGCGCAGATCGAAGCCATCGACATGGGCAAGTCGGTCGCCCAGGCACGGGCGGTCGATATCCAGGGCACGGTCGATACCCTGCGCTATTTCGCCGGCTGGGCCAGCAAGATCCACGGCCGCACGGTCGAGCCTTCGCTGCCTGGGAATTACCTGGCGTACACGCGCAAGGAGGCGGTGGGGGTGGTCGGTGCCATCGTGCCGTGGAACTTCCCGCTGCAGACCATGGCATGGAAGCTCGGCGCGGCGCTGGCGACCGGTTGCACGGTGGTGGTCAAGCCGGCAGAGCTGACTTCGTTGTCGGCGCTGCGCTTTGCCGAGCTGGTGCAGGCCTCGGGTATTCCCGACGGGGTGGTGAACATCGTGACCGGGCGCGGCAGCGTGGTCGGCGAGGCGATGTCCCGTCATCCGGGCATCGACAAGCTGAGTTTTACCGGTTCGACACCGGTCGGCTGCTCGGTTGGCAAATCGGCGATGGACCAGATGAAACGCCTGACCCTGGAGCTGGGCGGCAAGTCGCCAGTGATCGTGTTCGCCGATGCGGACATCGAGGCAGCGGCGCAGGCCGTGGCCAACGGGGTGTTCTTCAACTCCGGGCAGGTGTGCGACGCCGGCACCCGTGCGTATGTCGAACGCAGTGTCTACCCGGCGTTCCTCGAAGCGCTGGCCAGGTACACCGCCACCCTGAAGATCGCCCCGGGCCTGGACCCGGACTGTTTCATAAGCCCCATGGTGTCGCTCCAGCAACAGCAGCGGGTGCTGGACTACATCGCCCTGGGCAAGGCCGAAGGCGCGCAGGTGTACTACGGCGGCGAGCTGCTCGACGGCCCGGGCTTCTTCGTGCAGCCCACGATCTTCGCCAACTGCAGCAACGACATGCGCGTGGTTCGCGAGGAGATCTTCGGCCCGGTGCTGGTGACCCAGCCGTTCGACACCCAGGAACAAGCGCTGGCCCTGGCCAACGATTCGGAGTTCGGCCTGGCGGCGGCGATCTACTCCAACGACCTGGGCAAGGTCCATGGGCTGATTCCGCGCCTGCGCGCGGGCACGGTGTACGTCAATGCCCACAGCACCCTGGACCCGTCCATGCCGTTCGGTGGCTACAAGCAGTCGGGCTACGGCAAGGACATGGGCGCAGAACAACTGGAGTTCCTGCTGGAGACCAAGGCGGTCTGGATCACCTTGCCCTGA